The proteins below come from a single Gimesia alba genomic window:
- the plsY gene encoding glycerol-3-phosphate 1-O-acyltransferase PlsY produces MFADYFWFFVAVTSYFAGSVPFGLLTAKIVAGTDIRKVGSGNIGATNVARTLGAKWGILVLLLDALKGLLPVLFIPALFVSPDSPDFDHARVLSGVATILGHMFPIWLGFRGGKGVATSLGVILVLGPWSTLIAVGAFALTFLVTRIVALSSILAAFAFGVAQFVQLGTSAFSQQKWSLAVFSIAVPLLIIVRHWSNVGRILRGEEKKFQFGGRDKAAESPSEIKQDEEA; encoded by the coding sequence ATGTTTGCAGATTATTTTTGGTTTTTTGTGGCAGTGACCTCTTATTTCGCCGGTTCGGTCCCATTTGGGCTGCTGACGGCAAAAATAGTGGCGGGAACCGATATCCGCAAAGTGGGCAGCGGCAATATCGGTGCCACGAATGTGGCGCGGACACTTGGGGCGAAATGGGGGATTCTGGTTCTGTTGCTGGATGCGTTAAAGGGGTTATTGCCCGTCTTATTTATTCCGGCATTGTTCGTGAGCCCTGATTCTCCTGATTTTGACCATGCTCGGGTATTGAGCGGCGTTGCCACGATTCTCGGTCATATGTTCCCGATCTGGCTCGGTTTCCGGGGAGGCAAAGGGGTTGCTACCAGTCTGGGCGTCATTCTGGTGCTGGGCCCCTGGTCCACGTTAATTGCCGTTGGCGCTTTCGCTTTGACGTTTCTGGTCACGCGAATTGTTGCCCTCAGTTCGATTCTCGCAGCATTTGCATTTGGTGTGGCTCAGTTTGTGCAACTGGGAACGTCTGCCTTTTCGCAGCAGAAATGGAGTCTCGCTGTTTTCAGTATCGCTGTTCCGCTCTTAATTATCGTGCGGCACTGGAGCAACGTGGGCCGGATTCTGCGAGGAGAAGAAAAGAAATTTCAGTTTGGCGGCCGCGATAAGGCGGCAGAGAGCCCTTCAGAAATCAAACAGGACGAAGAAGCGTAA
- a CDS encoding PVC-type heme-binding CxxCH protein → MKNRMFKQVGLLFLVAAFSAFFVVTAHLKSAENKEQSSPSLADALPHLEPTSPEKALKTFRLQNGFQMELLAAEPLVTDPVAMQYDENGLAYVIEMNDYPYTDKSKDEAWAEQKSAPIGKVRVLEDVDGDGTFDRSTIFADQLSWPTGLAFWKGGVYVSATPDIWYFKDTDGDHKADIKRKVFTGFRKYNVQAVMNNLKWGLDHQIYGAGGSNGGSIQSPAASKTDPINMGRRDFRFDAGTETFEVISGGARFGNTFDDWGNRFICNIRNPLMQIVLPSKYLVRNRYLPVASAINNAVDAGDTISVFRASPPEPWRVINAKRLSADPTSRSPRSEKSATGFVTSSAGVTIYRGTAYPKEYYGNAFIGEVAGNLVMRYLMTPDGVTYQAHRAHEKVEFLASTDNWFRPVNFLNAPDGTLHVLDMYRENIEHPWSIPDDIKAHLDLTSGRDRGRIYRMVPPEYPAGYQKPQPPRLGSADINTLVAELENPNVWWRDTAHRLIFERQDQAAIPLLNALLESSESSLARLHALWSLEGLNALSEANILQALNDSEPEIRRAAVKLAEPKLNQSESLRNQVLTLATDEDPRVRFQAAFTLGEIKDPRAAKALYQIVRRDYGDAWIRTAVLSSLSESTAEFLKSLLEDVEFAASPDAKPLLSQLANVIGTRKQVPEVTEILELAFRYRYPDQQQKTEAVQDEIVLAIGQGLKRGGQTILAFAKEDESGAAQLVRDRIARAKQVAADRTQTVPARQQAIELLSCTDLATAEADLLPLLAAREPQVIQVSVVEAFTSFTDTQIAELLLKQYPALTPSVRTEIVNRLLRRQNWILRLFAAISDRTVSITQIPQVRRTILLKSTNPEIKKQAARLFAGETLGPRREIIAQYQPALSFKSNLAAGKKVFKRECLTCHKLGSEGSEVGPNLATIKNRTAPEILVHVLDPNKEVSPNYLEYVVVTEDGLIETGIIVNETPSSITLKKAENKQITILRENIEEIRSSGKSLMPEGFEKKIKPREMADLIAYLMALEN, encoded by the coding sequence ATGAAAAATCGGATGTTCAAGCAGGTGGGATTGCTGTTCCTGGTGGCTGCATTCTCTGCGTTCTTTGTCGTTACCGCGCATCTGAAATCTGCTGAGAACAAGGAGCAGTCTTCCCCATCACTGGCAGACGCACTGCCTCACCTGGAACCGACGTCTCCAGAAAAAGCATTGAAAACTTTTCGTCTGCAAAACGGATTTCAAATGGAATTACTGGCGGCAGAACCTCTGGTGACCGATCCCGTGGCGATGCAGTATGACGAGAACGGCCTGGCGTATGTCATCGAGATGAATGACTATCCTTATACTGATAAATCCAAGGATGAAGCCTGGGCCGAACAGAAGTCGGCTCCGATTGGCAAAGTACGTGTGCTGGAAGATGTGGACGGTGACGGAACCTTTGATCGCTCGACGATCTTTGCCGACCAGCTTTCCTGGCCCACCGGTCTGGCATTCTGGAAAGGGGGCGTTTACGTTTCTGCGACTCCCGATATCTGGTATTTCAAAGATACGGACGGCGATCACAAGGCAGATATCAAACGCAAAGTTTTCACCGGGTTTCGCAAATACAATGTGCAGGCGGTGATGAATAATCTCAAGTGGGGACTGGACCATCAAATCTATGGAGCAGGGGGCAGTAATGGGGGAAGCATTCAAAGTCCGGCTGCTTCCAAAACCGACCCGATTAATATGGGGCGTCGTGATTTTCGCTTTGATGCGGGCACGGAGACCTTCGAAGTCATTTCGGGCGGTGCGCGATTTGGGAATACGTTTGATGACTGGGGCAACCGCTTCATCTGTAATATTCGCAATCCGCTGATGCAGATTGTTCTGCCGTCAAAATATCTGGTTCGCAATCGCTATTTGCCGGTTGCGTCCGCCATCAATAATGCCGTGGATGCCGGTGATACCATATCTGTATTTCGTGCCAGTCCTCCGGAACCCTGGCGGGTCATCAATGCGAAGCGACTGTCCGCCGATCCCACGTCCCGCTCGCCTCGCAGTGAAAAAAGTGCGACTGGCTTTGTGACGTCTTCAGCGGGCGTGACTATATATCGGGGAACCGCTTATCCCAAAGAATATTATGGCAACGCATTCATTGGAGAGGTCGCGGGTAATTTAGTGATGCGGTATCTGATGACCCCAGATGGCGTGACGTATCAAGCGCATCGGGCACATGAAAAGGTCGAGTTTCTGGCCTCCACCGACAACTGGTTTCGTCCGGTGAATTTTCTGAATGCCCCCGATGGCACACTGCACGTACTCGACATGTATCGAGAAAATATCGAACATCCCTGGTCAATTCCCGATGATATTAAAGCACACCTTGACCTGACCAGCGGCCGGGACCGCGGGCGGATTTATCGAATGGTACCTCCTGAGTACCCGGCCGGTTATCAAAAACCACAGCCGCCGCGATTGGGTTCTGCAGACATTAACACACTGGTCGCGGAACTGGAAAATCCCAACGTCTGGTGGCGGGATACTGCGCATCGTTTGATCTTTGAACGGCAGGATCAGGCCGCGATCCCTTTGCTCAACGCGTTGCTGGAAAGCAGTGAGTCCTCTCTGGCGCGCTTGCATGCACTCTGGTCCTTAGAGGGATTAAATGCACTCAGCGAGGCGAATATACTGCAGGCGCTCAACGATAGCGAACCGGAAATCAGACGCGCCGCTGTCAAGCTTGCCGAACCAAAGCTGAATCAAAGTGAATCGCTGCGAAACCAAGTCCTGACTCTGGCGACGGATGAAGATCCCCGCGTTCGCTTCCAGGCCGCATTCACTCTGGGCGAGATAAAAGATCCACGGGCTGCGAAAGCCTTGTACCAGATTGTCCGCCGCGATTATGGCGACGCCTGGATTCGCACCGCCGTTTTGAGTTCGTTATCAGAGTCAACGGCCGAATTTTTGAAAAGCTTACTGGAAGACGTCGAATTTGCTGCCAGCCCCGATGCCAAGCCCCTATTGAGCCAGCTGGCAAATGTGATTGGCACACGAAAGCAGGTTCCGGAAGTGACTGAAATTCTGGAACTGGCGTTCCGTTATCGGTATCCCGACCAGCAACAGAAGACGGAAGCGGTTCAAGATGAAATCGTGCTGGCGATAGGCCAGGGTTTAAAGCGAGGCGGCCAAACGATTCTGGCATTCGCGAAGGAGGACGAGTCAGGGGCCGCGCAGTTGGTTCGAGACCGCATCGCACGGGCGAAGCAGGTCGCTGCCGACCGAACACAAACCGTGCCAGCCCGTCAACAGGCCATTGAACTTTTGAGCTGCACCGACCTGGCAACAGCCGAAGCGGATTTGCTGCCTTTACTGGCGGCACGCGAGCCGCAGGTGATTCAGGTTTCTGTTGTCGAAGCCTTCACCAGTTTTACCGATACGCAAATCGCGGAACTGTTACTCAAACAATATCCCGCTCTGACGCCGAGTGTGAGAACGGAAATTGTCAATCGTCTGTTAAGGAGACAGAACTGGATCTTACGACTGTTTGCAGCGATCTCCGACCGGACAGTTTCGATCACGCAGATCCCGCAAGTCAGACGGACGATTTTGTTAAAAAGTACAAATCCGGAAATCAAAAAGCAGGCTGCCCGGCTATTTGCTGGCGAGACCCTCGGTCCGCGGCGTGAAATTATTGCGCAATATCAGCCGGCACTTTCTTTCAAGTCGAATCTGGCAGCTGGAAAAAAAGTCTTTAAGCGCGAATGTCTCACCTGCCATAAGCTGGGATCAGAGGGTTCTGAAGTCGGCCCGAATTTAGCGACGATCAAAAACAGAACCGCACCGGAAATTCTGGTGCATGTACTCGATCCGAATAAGGAAGTCTCGCCGAACTATCTGGAGTATGTGGTCGTCACAGAAGACGGGCTGATCGAAACCGGCATCATTGTGAATGAGACGCCTTCCAGTATAACTTTGAAAAAAGCAGAGAATAAACAGATTACGATTCTGCGAGAGAACATCGAAGAGATTCGAAGTTCGGGAAAATCATTGATGCCCGAGGGCTTTGAAAAGAAAATCAAACCCAGGGAAATGGCGGATTTGATCGCCTATCTCATGGCACTGGAAAACTGA
- a CDS encoding thioredoxin family protein — protein sequence MVKTASTMLPLGTQAPDFSLPNVDGKTVSLSDFQDSKGLLVIFMCNHCPFVIHLREALAAFADEYMAKGLGVVGISSNDVSSHPDDSPEKMIEEAKTAGYNFPYLYDGTQEVAKAYKAACTPDFFLFDQEQKLVYRGQFDDSRPGNDKPVTGADLKAACDAVVAGAPVTEDQKPSIGCNIKWQEGKEPEYFTGQPAV from the coding sequence ATGGTAAAAACCGCTTCAACAATGCTGCCTTTAGGAACACAGGCTCCCGACTTTTCATTGCCGAACGTCGATGGCAAAACAGTCTCCCTGAGCGATTTTCAGGATTCCAAAGGTTTGCTGGTCATCTTCATGTGCAACCATTGTCCGTTTGTCATTCATCTGCGCGAAGCTCTGGCGGCGTTTGCTGATGAATACATGGCAAAAGGATTAGGCGTGGTCGGCATCAGTTCGAATGACGTCTCATCACACCCTGATGACAGCCCGGAAAAAATGATTGAGGAAGCCAAAACCGCCGGCTACAACTTCCCCTATCTTTATGATGGAACTCAGGAAGTTGCCAAAGCCTACAAAGCAGCTTGCACTCCTGATTTCTTCCTGTTTGATCAGGAACAGAAACTGGTCTACCGCGGGCAGTTTGACGACAGTCGTCCCGGCAATGATAAACCGGTGACCGGCGCCGATCTCAAAGCAGCCTGCGATGCTGTTGTCGCTGGCGCACCTGTGACGGAAGATCAGAAACCCAGCATCGGCTGTAACATCAAATGGCAGGAAGGCAAAGAACCTGAATATTTCACGGGGCAACCCGCCGTCTAG
- the coaD gene encoding pantetheine-phosphate adenylyltransferase, translated as MTLNPHHAVYVGSFDPPTLGHLDIVERGAVIYSKITVGIGINPDKRPLFSPEERQQMLQGLLAAFPNVEVKCFQGLAVNFVQECGGGVMLRGLRTLTDVEAEFTMSLANRTLASEIETVFLMASEKYTHISSSLIKQIAQLGGDVAEEKLKDFVPKQVVSPLVEKFASRT; from the coding sequence ATGACGCTCAACCCACATCATGCTGTGTATGTTGGCAGTTTTGACCCACCGACATTGGGGCACTTGGATATTGTGGAGCGTGGAGCTGTGATTTATTCCAAGATCACGGTGGGCATTGGGATCAATCCCGATAAACGACCCCTGTTTTCTCCAGAAGAACGTCAACAGATGCTGCAGGGATTGCTGGCCGCCTTTCCGAATGTCGAAGTCAAATGCTTTCAGGGTCTGGCTGTGAACTTCGTGCAGGAATGTGGCGGCGGCGTCATGCTGCGAGGCCTGCGTACCCTCACCGATGTGGAAGCCGAGTTTACCATGTCTCTGGCAAACAGAACCCTGGCCTCTGAGATTGAAACCGTTTTTCTAATGGCCAGTGAAAAATACACGCATATTTCCAGCTCTCTGATCAAACAGATCGCCCAGCTGGGCGGTGATGTCGCAGAAGAAAAACTCAAAGACTTTGTGCCGAAACAGGTTGTCAGTCCCTTAGTCGAAAAATTTGCTTCCCGAACTTAA
- the amrS gene encoding AmmeMemoRadiSam system radical SAM enzyme: MTKKTLPILTPDQSADIEQGLYPGRWWHRDGEKIVCDLCPRACALSENDRGFCFVRQNIGGKMALTTYGRSTGFCVDPIEKKPLNHFYPGSSVLSFGTAGCNLGCKFCQNWDISKSREIERLSARALPEEIAEVAAELGCQSVAFTYNDPIIWSEYAIETSKACHARGVKTVAVTAGYITESARADFFEHIDAANIDLKAFTEEFYYRVTLSHLQPVLDTLRWLKQETDVWFEITNLVIPQANDDSSEFQQMCDWILDNVGDEVPLHFSAFHPDFRMLDHGATPPETLIRAREIALNTGLKYVYTGNVNDAARQSTYCPGCQQTLIERNWYQLGKYALNQNQCRYCGTKIAGHFNDEPGTWGQKRLPVDIQAMLKQLPDTHSQQAEPQKGSSPMQADKTPRDIELTSEHEQKLLQKAAAVVVGTATQTQPEDLRLDELEEMVVNGAFVSLKRQGQLRSCCGNFGQPLPLGQALHQAAVRAAKDDPRFPPISSSELTQLDLEVWLLSELEVVEEQGTDRVNAVTVGLHGLQIRADGRSGLLLPGVPLDHGWNAEEFLNQTCIKAGLPPTAWKDPGTTLLRYQGISCSAKLADMTTKPVKPSSQQILGQREFAQYLQYVQSTIEALMSGQVPQYYCPHVSDANIQGVALLLMKTDTDEELAISKWTLKQSFPMQSTVFSLCQQLVQNISRLNLRPGEFQVKLVLASDPAMHGTVEGVDLTDFDSQNRSLLLIEGQKTGWFFESEQEAAHLIDQAQQAVGIIQPESAQVFSLAVQTAAAQFQIVNRPRAELGPAIRPAGVAGTFYPADSGTLEGLLDDLFHEPGTPERWAAAMVPHAGWMYSGKIAAEVLKRIEFPSTIIVIGPKHTRDGVEWAVAPHRVWQLPNGELESNGELAKTLSEQIPGLERDAAAHRREHAIEVELPLIKRLAPHAQVVGIAIGGGNLKRCEEFAEGLARVIQGLEEPPLLLISSDMNHFATDEENRRLDELALEKMRNMDPDGLLETVQEHHISMCGVLPAVIVMKTLQKMGKLSRVEQVGYATSGDITGDRSRVVGYAGLLLN, translated from the coding sequence ATGACAAAAAAAACGCTCCCTATTCTCACGCCAGACCAGTCAGCCGACATTGAACAAGGGCTCTACCCGGGTCGGTGGTGGCACCGAGATGGTGAAAAAATCGTCTGCGACTTATGTCCGCGCGCCTGTGCTCTTTCAGAAAATGACCGGGGTTTTTGCTTCGTGCGGCAGAACATTGGTGGCAAGATGGCTTTGACCACCTACGGCCGCAGCACCGGATTCTGTGTCGATCCCATCGAAAAAAAACCGTTGAACCATTTTTATCCGGGTTCCAGCGTGCTCTCTTTTGGAACAGCCGGTTGCAATCTGGGCTGCAAGTTCTGTCAGAACTGGGACATTTCCAAATCACGGGAGATCGAGCGGCTCAGTGCGCGGGCTCTGCCTGAAGAAATTGCCGAGGTTGCTGCGGAGTTAGGCTGCCAGAGCGTCGCCTTTACTTATAACGATCCGATTATCTGGTCGGAATACGCTATCGAAACATCGAAAGCCTGCCACGCGCGGGGCGTGAAAACCGTCGCTGTTACCGCCGGTTACATTACCGAATCCGCACGGGCTGATTTTTTTGAACATATCGACGCTGCCAATATCGATTTGAAAGCGTTCACGGAAGAGTTTTATTACCGCGTGACTTTGTCGCATCTGCAACCGGTCCTGGATACCTTGCGCTGGTTAAAACAGGAAACCGACGTCTGGTTTGAAATCACAAATCTCGTGATTCCGCAAGCCAATGACGACAGCAGTGAATTTCAGCAGATGTGCGACTGGATTCTGGACAACGTCGGCGACGAAGTGCCGCTGCACTTCTCCGCTTTCCATCCGGACTTTCGAATGCTGGATCATGGCGCCACTCCCCCCGAAACATTGATCCGTGCACGCGAGATTGCGCTGAACACGGGGCTCAAATATGTTTATACAGGGAACGTCAACGATGCCGCGCGACAGAGCACTTATTGCCCCGGATGCCAGCAGACACTGATTGAACGAAACTGGTATCAATTGGGCAAATATGCGTTGAACCAGAATCAATGTCGTTATTGTGGCACCAAGATCGCAGGTCACTTTAATGACGAGCCTGGCACCTGGGGCCAAAAAAGACTGCCCGTTGATATCCAGGCGATGCTGAAACAACTTCCCGACACTCACTCTCAACAAGCCGAACCACAGAAAGGTTCTTCACCGATGCAGGCTGATAAGACACCGCGAGATATCGAACTCACCAGTGAGCATGAACAGAAACTGTTACAGAAAGCGGCTGCTGTTGTCGTGGGTACGGCAACACAGACCCAGCCCGAAGACTTGAGGCTCGATGAGCTGGAAGAGATGGTCGTCAACGGGGCATTTGTCAGCTTGAAACGCCAGGGACAACTCCGTTCCTGCTGTGGGAACTTCGGACAACCTTTGCCTCTGGGACAGGCCCTGCATCAGGCAGCGGTTCGAGCGGCCAAAGACGATCCCCGGTTTCCTCCGATTTCCTCCAGTGAATTAACACAGCTCGATCTGGAAGTCTGGCTGCTCTCTGAGCTGGAAGTGGTCGAAGAACAGGGCACCGATCGTGTCAATGCCGTTACGGTCGGCCTGCACGGTTTGCAGATTCGAGCCGACGGTCGAAGCGGCTTACTGCTGCCCGGCGTTCCCCTTGATCATGGCTGGAACGCGGAAGAGTTTCTGAATCAGACTTGCATCAAAGCAGGGCTGCCCCCGACTGCCTGGAAAGATCCGGGAACCACTCTGTTACGTTATCAGGGTATTTCCTGTTCCGCCAAATTAGCAGATATGACGACGAAACCAGTTAAGCCTTCCAGCCAGCAAATATTAGGACAACGTGAATTTGCACAATATCTGCAGTACGTGCAATCAACCATTGAAGCATTAATGAGCGGCCAGGTTCCCCAGTATTACTGCCCTCACGTTTCTGATGCCAACATTCAGGGCGTGGCGTTACTGCTGATGAAAACAGATACCGACGAAGAACTGGCGATCTCAAAATGGACGTTGAAACAATCGTTTCCAATGCAGTCAACAGTGTTCTCACTCTGTCAGCAACTGGTACAGAACATCTCACGACTGAATCTGCGTCCGGGAGAATTTCAGGTCAAACTGGTGCTGGCCTCTGATCCTGCAATGCACGGCACTGTGGAAGGTGTGGATCTGACAGACTTCGATTCACAAAATCGCAGCCTGTTACTGATTGAAGGCCAGAAGACAGGCTGGTTCTTTGAGAGCGAACAGGAAGCTGCCCACTTAATCGACCAGGCACAACAGGCCGTGGGGATCATACAACCCGAGTCGGCACAGGTCTTCAGTCTGGCAGTTCAGACGGCGGCAGCTCAATTCCAGATCGTGAATCGTCCCCGCGCAGAACTGGGGCCGGCAATCAGGCCAGCCGGAGTCGCCGGCACATTTTATCCCGCCGATTCGGGCACACTCGAAGGACTATTAGATGACCTGTTCCATGAACCGGGCACACCCGAACGCTGGGCTGCCGCGATGGTCCCGCATGCCGGTTGGATGTATTCCGGTAAAATCGCCGCTGAGGTGCTGAAACGAATTGAGTTCCCGTCCACGATAATTGTAATCGGCCCAAAGCATACGCGCGATGGAGTCGAGTGGGCCGTCGCCCCGCATCGAGTCTGGCAGTTACCGAATGGCGAACTGGAATCGAATGGTGAACTGGCCAAAACACTGTCGGAGCAGATACCGGGGCTGGAACGGGATGCCGCCGCCCATCGGCGTGAACATGCCATTGAAGTCGAGCTCCCTTTGATCAAACGGCTGGCCCCCCATGCACAAGTCGTGGGAATCGCCATCGGTGGTGGTAATCTGAAACGCTGTGAAGAATTTGCCGAGGGACTGGCCCGTGTCATTCAGGGATTAGAAGAACCCCCATTGTTGCTGATTTCCAGTGACATGAATCATTTTGCCACCGATGAGGAAAATCGTCGTCTAGATGAACTGGCGCTGGAGAAAATGCGTAACATGGATCCGGATGGATTGCTGGAAACAGTCCAGGAGCACCATATTTCGATGTGTGGCGTCCTGCCAGCCGTCATTGTGATGAAAACACTCCAAAAAATGGGTAAACTGAGTCGTGTAGAGCAAGTTGGCTATGCCACATCTGGGGATATCACGGGCGATCGCTCCCGCGTCGTCGGTTATGCGGGGCTGCTGTTAAATTAG
- a CDS encoding alpha/beta hydrolase, with product MRFSVCRSTIQTASLAVMLLCFISSVSAAPQNLEDVSKLLKAPANQANQKQVLDYFLKRYQKEKDLTQGTHRHLIQKTDDGGGFAGWFLKGKPGDEMIIFAEKDRQWPMIELGDSGYFARVERFPNFSSVHYRYSVNGRRLPAGRFSRFGFESYEWKPESIRQEGVPQGKLTQMPAFKSTKQYPGTVRDWWVYVPAQYSETGDPAKLIVFTDGGGYCHGDGNATIVLDNLIHAKKIPVSIAVFINPGVIPAKSKGKQPVRNRSNEYDTCTAQYATFLDEEMLPLVRKQYRISEKPEDHLICGASSGGSCAFTAAWHRTDQFQKVISFVGSFCDFRGINDYPSRKDNTIPLNQFGPWKTAHDYPGLIRKQDPPKPIKVFLQDGDNDLDNKLGNWFLNNERMAAALAYSGYDFWFVTGHGMHSSRHGKAVLPDALVWIWNSKADGK from the coding sequence ATGCGATTTTCTGTTTGCCGCTCAACAATTCAAACGGCTTCTCTGGCAGTTATGCTGCTGTGCTTCATCAGTTCCGTCTCAGCAGCACCCCAAAATCTGGAAGATGTCTCTAAGCTGTTAAAAGCGCCCGCCAATCAGGCGAATCAGAAACAGGTTCTCGATTATTTCCTGAAACGCTATCAGAAAGAAAAAGACTTAACCCAAGGCACCCATCGTCATTTAATTCAAAAGACCGACGATGGCGGCGGCTTCGCAGGCTGGTTTTTGAAAGGCAAGCCTGGCGATGAAATGATCATCTTTGCCGAAAAGGATCGCCAGTGGCCCATGATCGAACTGGGAGATTCCGGCTACTTTGCTCGCGTGGAACGCTTTCCCAATTTTTCTTCCGTTCATTATCGCTATAGCGTGAATGGCCGCCGTTTACCCGCGGGCCGATTCAGTCGCTTTGGCTTTGAAAGCTACGAATGGAAACCCGAAAGCATTCGTCAGGAAGGAGTTCCACAAGGCAAACTGACTCAGATGCCCGCCTTCAAAAGCACAAAACAATATCCGGGCACGGTCCGGGACTGGTGGGTCTATGTGCCCGCACAGTATTCGGAAACCGGTGATCCCGCCAAACTGATCGTATTCACCGACGGCGGCGGATACTGCCATGGCGATGGAAACGCCACCATTGTGCTCGACAACCTGATCCACGCAAAAAAAATCCCGGTCTCCATCGCCGTCTTTATCAATCCCGGCGTGATTCCCGCCAAATCCAAAGGCAAACAGCCCGTCAGAAACCGCAGTAATGAATACGATACCTGCACCGCGCAATATGCGACGTTTCTGGATGAAGAAATGCTGCCTTTGGTGCGCAAGCAGTATCGGATTTCCGAGAAGCCGGAAGACCATTTGATCTGCGGTGCCTCATCCGGCGGCAGTTGTGCCTTCACCGCAGCCTGGCATCGGACCGACCAGTTTCAGAAGGTCATTTCCTTTGTCGGCAGTTTCTGTGATTTCCGGGGCATCAATGATTATCCCTCCCGGAAAGACAACACCATTCCCCTCAATCAGTTTGGCCCCTGGAAAACGGCTCACGATTATCCCGGGCTGATTCGCAAACAGGATCCTCCCAAGCCCATCAAAGTCTTCCTGCAGGATGGCGATAATGACTTGGATAACAAACTGGGGAACTGGTTCCTGAACAACGAACGCATGGCAGCCGCCCTGGCTTACAGCGGTTATGACTTCTGGTTCGTGACCGGCCACGGCATGCACAGCAGTCGCCACGGCAAAGCGGTTCTGCCAGACGCACTGGTCTGGATCTGGAACTCAAAAGCAGACGGGAAATAA